TGGATATGCGTCAACATGCAGGTCAAAATTTCGGGGCGCAGAATTTAACAGAAATTACCCCTGAGTTTGTACGTCAGGAAGTCGCTGCTGGTCGTGCCATTATCCCAGCCAATATCAATCATCCAGAATGCGAACCCATGATTATTGGTCGTAACTTTCTGGTGAAGATCAATGCCAATATCGGCAACTCTGCGCTTGGCTCCTCCATTGATGAAGAGGTCGCGAAGATGACCTGGGCAACCCGTTGGGGCGCTGACACCATCATGGACTTATCAACAGGTAAGAATATCCATGAAACCCGAGAATGGATCATCCGCAACTCCCCTGTTCCAATCGGGACCGTTCCGATCTACCAAGCTTTGGAAAAAGTCGATGGTGTGGCTGAAGACCTCACTTGGGAGATCTTTAAAGACACCCTGATTGAACAAGCGGAACAAGGCGTGGATTATTTTACGATCCATGCAGGTGTATTACTGCGTTATGTACCCATGACAGCGAATCGTCTGACAGGGATTGTCTCTCGGGGCGGTTCGATTATGGCGCAATGGTGTCTGGCACATCACCAAGAAAACTTCCTGTACACCCATTTTGATGAAATCTGCGAGATCATGAAAGCCTATGACGTATCCTTCAGTTTAGGTGATGGTCTACGTCCAGGCTGTGTACAAGATGCCAATGATGAAGCGCAGTTTAGTGAACTAAAAACCCTAGGCGAACTCACCCATCGCGCTTGGGAACACGATGTGCAGGTGATGATTGAAGGTCCGGGGCATGTGCCAATGCATATGATTAAGGAAAATATGGATCTGCAACTTGAAGTCTGTAAAGAAGCACCGTTCTATACGCTTGGACCACTGACCACCGATATCGCCCCCGGCTATGACCATATTACGTCTGCGATTGGGGCGGCAATGATCGGTTGGTATGGCACAGCCATGTTATGTTACGTCACACCCAAAGAGCATTTGGGCTTACCCAATAAAAAAGACGTCAAAGATGGCATCATCACCTATAAGATTGCCGCACATGCCGCTGACTTGGCCAAAGGCCATCCGGGGGCACAAGTACGTGATAATGCCTTATCCAAAGCACGCTTTGAATTCCGTTGGGATGATCAGTTCAATTTAAGTCTGGATCCTGATACAGCACGTAGCATGCATGATGAAACGCTGCCAAAAGAAGCCCATAAGTCGGCACATTTCTGTTCCATGTGCGGACCCAAATTCTGTTCCATGAAAATCACACAGAATGTGCGAGATTATGCGCAAAATCAACACAATGCCAAGCAGTCAAACGATGCTGAAACAGAAGTTGAAGCAGGTCTCAATGCCATGAAAACCGCTTATCAGGAACATGGTCAAAAATTGTACCACAAAGTGTAAATCGACTAAAAAAAGATTTTCCTGCGAATCATTCTCGGTTAGGATGAGATATGTACAATCTCATCCTGATTGAAGATGACTATTCTTGACCACGCCAGCTACTCAGCAACCGACGTTACGATAGAATCTCGAGAGCCTCTATTTCGAGGGTTTATTCAAGTTGAGAAAGTGAGTTTAAAACATCGGTTATTTTACCGAGAAGATTATTCAACTTTAATTCAACGTGAATTGGTTCATCGTCCAGAAGCTGCGGGCGTTTTACTTTATAATGACCAACAACAACGTTTTGCATTGATTGAGCAATTCCGTGTCGGTGCGTTGAATGATCCTGTTTCTCCATGGCAACTCGAGATTATTGCAGGGGTACTCGATGGAGATGAATCTCCTGAAAACTGTATCCGCCGTGAAAGTCTTGAAGAATCAGGCTGTGAGATCACGACATTAAAACATTTATTTAGCTTCTACCCTTCTGCTGGTGCATGCTCTGAATTTTTTCATTTATATGTTGCAGAAGTTGATTTACCAAAAGACGGGGGCATTTTTGGAATGCCGGATGAGGGTGAAAATATTCAACTCCATCTATTTGATTATTCCGCATTAGAAGCATTATTAAATAACGGGCGGTTGAGAAACGCACCTGTAATCATGGCATTGCAGTGGCTGTCTCAACATATACAACAAAGATAAAAATCTGAAGGGGCTAAAGACGGTGACTTTCCAAGTCTCATCATTATCGCAACAAGATTTTGTGATGATACAGATTACTGATACACATTTACTCGAGTATCCCCATTTAGAATTTGTCGGCATGCAGCCCGAACAAAGTTTTCATGCTGTAATCGACTTGATGCGCCAACAACACCCTCATATTGACCTGATTGTACATACTGGGGACTTGGCACAATCACCAACCCCATTAACCTATAAGCGCTATGTCCAGCATATGCAAAGCCTGGGAATCCCCTTTTTCCAGACACCAGGCAATCATGACGATGTCTCGCATTTCCCATTTCATGAAGCAGATCAGGCACAGCCAACCGTGATTGAATTAGGGCAATGGTGCATTATTTTATTGAATAGTGCACAGCCCAAGCGTATTGACGGTAAAATTGCTGAGCAACAATTACAGCAACTCACCCAGTTGTTGATTCAACACCCTGATCGTCATGTGATTATTGCTTGTCATCACCATCCTTTTGCAATGCAGTCAGCATGGATAGATCAGCACAAACTCAAAAACTCATCTGACCTACTGGAAACGATCCAGCCCTTTTCCAACGTCAAAGCAATTGTCTGTGGTCATGTGCATCAGGATTCGATTAATACATGGCAAGGGATTGAGTTTTTATCCACGCCGTCAACCTGTATTCAATTCAAGCCAAAGAGTGATAAATTTGCTCTGGATGAAGAACATCCGGGCTATCGCTTTATTCGTCTCAAAGCCAATGGTGAATTGGAAACTCAGGTCTATCGCTTACCCACTTCGCAACGAATGAACAGTTCCGAAGTTCTGGGATACGATTAAACTTTTGATTACAAATTACATTGTCGAATTCTCACAAAATCTGGACGGCAATGACTACCATCTTGCTCAAAAACTCTATATGATGTCGACCCTTGATGGGAAAAACCATCTCAGGTTTCTATAAAAACACTTGCATATCACCATATTTTTTGCGTATAGATAGTACGTGTAAGATGAGGAATGCCCTATATGGCGAATGACAACCAAAATCAAGTCTTGGACGAACCGACAGAAGTGATTGATGATCTGAAATCGGCGAAACGTGTCCGTAAAACCAAACCGAAGGCTTCAGAAGGTGGTACAACTGCTAGTCTGTTTGGAATTGCCCCTTATCAGCCGAAGAAAAATGAAGAATATATGTCTGAAGGACAACTTGAGCATTTCCGCCAAATTTTAAATGCCTGGAAAGCAGAGTTAATGTCTGAGGTTGATCGTACTTTAAATACGATGCAGGACGAATCGAGCGCATTGCCAGACGTCAATGACCGCGCGACGCAAGAAGAAGAATTTGCAATTGAGCTACGCACACGTGATCGTGAACGTAAACTCATTCGTAAAATCGAACAATCGATTGAAGCGATTCAAAACGAAGACTATGGTTTCTGTGAAACGTGTGGTATCGAGATTGGCTTACGTCGTTTAGAAGCTCGTCCAACTGCAACATTATGTATCGATTGCAAAACTTTGGCTGAAATCAAAGAAAAGCAAAACAACGGTTAATAATCCCTCCCAACCTCCCTTTAAAAAGGGAGGAGTACTGAGAATTTAGGAACTTATAATGTTCAAGTACTCCCCTCCTTTATAAAGGAGGGGTCTGGGGAGGATTAAAAACACACGACCATTTAATCTTTATGTCTTATATAGGACGATTTGCGCCATCGCCAACCGGCCCCTTGCATTTTGGCTCCCTGCTCACCGCAGTTGCCAGTTATTGCGATGCCAAAGCCCATCACGGCCACTGGCTGGTTCGAATTGAAGATACCGATATCCCCCGCATTTATCCCGATAGCGAAACACATATTCTCGCATGTCTCGATGCCTTTCAATTTGAACCCGATGCAGAGATTATTTTTCAAAAAGATCGTTTCGAGATCTATGAGCAGGTGCTTGAGCAACTCAAGCAATTCGATGCGATTTATGCCTGCCAATGTACCCGTAAAATGCTGGGTTCCAATCATATCTATGCCGGGACTTGCCGCGATTTAAATTTAGCGTTTACTGATCAAGCGATTCGCTTAAAGGTTACTGATCAACAGATTTGTTTTGAGGACCGTTTACAAGGTCGACAATGTTCTAACTTACAGCATGAGCTTGGTGATTTTGTATTAAAGCGTCGTGATGGCATTATCAGCTATCAATTGGCAGTGGTGGTCGATGATTATCTGCAAGGCATTACCCATGTGGTGCGTGGTGCAGATCTACTCGACAATACAGCTCGACAAATCTGGCTAGGGTCTTTACTCAATTATCCTGCCCTAAGTTATATGCATCTCCCGCTGGCTATGAATGATCAGGGCCAAAAACTGTCTAAACAAAATCTGGCGCAGGCACTGGATATCAAACAAGCACCACAGCTGCTACAGCAAGCCATTTTAGCTTTGGGGCAACCAGCTGTTGAATTTGATCAACCTCGAATCATGCTGCAACAGGCGGTACAACAATGGGATATTCGCTTGATCCCGACTGGGGTGCATCTCTCTGGAACCTATTTATAAGCAATAAAAAAGCCCTGTAAATCATCAGGGCTTTTCCATCTTAATTTGCTTAGAAATTCGATTCTTCTTTCACTGGGTTCAGCTCTTGTGTCGATGCATCAATTTTCAGGATTAAACTGATCATCGCAGCACACATCATCAATGATGTACCACCATAACTAATGAAAGGCAGAGTCAAACCTTTGGTTGGCATTAGCCCCATGTTCATGCCCGCATTTACCAGAATCTGCATCAGGAAAATGATGCTAATCCCGTAGGCCAAATAACCAGCACGTAAATAATTATGCTGTAAAGCACGATGACCAATACGAATACAACAAGCCAACATGGTAAAAGACAGCAGCATCACCACCGTCACACCAAAGAAACCGAACTCTTCCCCTAAAACCGCCAGCATAAAGTCGGTATGGGCTTCAGGCAAATAAGAAAGCTTCTGTACACTATGCCCCAAGCCAGTTCCAAACCATTCACCACGACCAAAGGCCATCAAGGCATTGGAAAGCTGATAACCCACACCCAATGGATCAGCCCATGGGTTGGTAAATGAAATCAAACGCTGGAAACGGAACGGTTCAAAGATAATCAGTGCACTGACACCTGCAAAGATCGCACCCAGCATGATCAAGAACTGCGTGGCAGGTGCCCCCGCCAAGAAGAACACCCCCACCATCATTAACACGATAACGACGGTTGCCCCCAAGTCAGGCTCGGCTACGATAAACCCCACGGTTAAAGCCATCACACCACTCAGACGCAATAAACCTTTCCAGTGCGTTCGCACCTCTTTAGCACGGCGTACCACGTAATCTGCAGTGAAAATCGCCATCACAATCTTGGCAATTTCAGTCGGCTGCAAGGTAAAACCACCGACCTTGATCCAACGATGCGCCCCGTTCACTTCGGAACCCACCACCAACACCGCCAATAGCAACACAATAGTAATGAGCCATAATGGAAAGGCATTTTTAAACCACAGATTCAATGACACCCGATACGTCAGGAATGCGACCACCGCTGCCACGACAATTGAAATGCCGTGACGAATCAGGAAATAAAATGGGCTTTCATGAATATATTCCGCATAGGGCATTGAAGCCGACGCGACCATGACCGAACCGAAACACAGTAATGCAATCACACAAAAGATCAGAATATTTCGTGCCGTCATTTCTGCGGGCAGCTTGGGCAAACGATTGAGCAATTGCGAAATCTTTTGCACCGTATTTGGGGCTAAATCCGCCATAATTCTGTTCCTAGTTGTTCTTGTCATTCAACGCATGGACGCATGCCACGAATTGCTGTCCACGATCATTGTAACTTTTAAACATATCAAAGCTGGCACACGCGGGTGAGAGCAATACGACATCTTCAGCTTGCGTATTTTTCTGTGCCAATGCCACCGCTTCTTTTAAACTCTGTGCATGCTGAATGGCTGTCGCACCCTGAATCGCTTGCTCAATCACTGCTGCATCTTCACCAATCAAAATAACAGATTTCACATATTTCTGAATGGCTTCACGCAAAGGTTTAAAGTCTTGACCTTTGCCTTGACCACCTAAAATCAAAGCCAGCTTACCTTTTTTCACTTCAATTGCTACCCCCAAGCCATCAATCGCGGCCAGGGTTGCACCAACATTGGTACCTTTAGAATCATTGTAATAGCGCACACCATCAATTGTGTCGACATACTCGCAACGATGTTCCAAGCCTTTAAAATGCTTTAAGGTTTCTAGCATAGATGCCGTTGGCAATCCAATCGCCTCACCCAATGCCAAACACGCCAAAGCATTGGCAACATTGTGCATGCCTTGAATATACATCTCAGAGGTCTTAAGTAAACGCTCACGGCCACGCGCTAACCACATACTGCCATCCGCATCGCGCAACACGCCGTACTGATTTAGGTCTGGGGCATTCAAACCAAAGCTTTGCATCGCTGTTGCATCAGGAACTAAAGGGCGACTCAGGTTGTCATCACGGTTATACACCACTTTTTTCACGCCTTGGAAAATACGGTGTTTGGCCTTGTGATAGCCCAGCATATCACCATGACGATCCAGATGGTCTTCACTCATATTCAACACCACAGCAACCTCTGCATTCAAATGTGATGTGGTTTCAAGTTGAAAGCTTGATAGCTCTAAAATTAGTAGTTCTGGCTTGTCTTTGAGTAAATCCAATGCAGGACGTCCGAGATTCCCCCCCACAGCAACCTTTTTACCTGCCTCTTGCGCCATCAACCCCATTAAGGTGGTAACGGTGCTTTTTGCATTTGAGCCTGTAATCGCAACAATGGGAACTTCTGTGGCACGGCGTAGTAATTGAATATCGCCAACCACTGGAATGCCTTTTTCAATCGCTTGCTGAATTTCCGGAAGTTGCGGTGCAAGCCCTGGACTGAGAATGATTTCTTCTGCTTGTAATAACAGTTCCGTATCTAATTTGCCAAAACTGGTCCGTACAGTTGAAGGAATTTGATCATGGCCCGGCGGAGTCGCACGCGAGTCTGTTACTGCAACTTGGTAGCCTTGCTCATGCAGAAAGTTAACCGCCGACACCCCCGAAATTCCCAAGCCAGCCACAACTTTCAACCCGCCACGCTGTATTAACATTTTTGCCCCATTTTTTGCAGATCACAGAATGGCAAAAATGTTAGCACTTTACTGTTTTAAATGCTTTTTCAGTTTTAGTTTTATTCAATCTTTTTTGTGTCCGTGCG
The DNA window shown above is from Acinetobacter colistiniresistens and carries:
- the thiC gene encoding phosphomethylpyrimidine synthase ThiC gives rise to the protein MNQLTNLSPADISAQHEQDAKDLTRILPASRKVYVEGSRPDIQVPFREISLTETPTGLGGEHNPAVMVYDTSGVYTDPNVQIDLNKGLPLVRQAWIEERQDTDVLSGLSSAFGQARLKDIRTADIRFAHIQNPRRAQANKNVTQMHYAKQGIITPEMEYIAIRENQRQGEGVDMRQHAGQNFGAQNLTEITPEFVRQEVAAGRAIIPANINHPECEPMIIGRNFLVKINANIGNSALGSSIDEEVAKMTWATRWGADTIMDLSTGKNIHETREWIIRNSPVPIGTVPIYQALEKVDGVAEDLTWEIFKDTLIEQAEQGVDYFTIHAGVLLRYVPMTANRLTGIVSRGGSIMAQWCLAHHQENFLYTHFDEICEIMKAYDVSFSLGDGLRPGCVQDANDEAQFSELKTLGELTHRAWEHDVQVMIEGPGHVPMHMIKENMDLQLEVCKEAPFYTLGPLTTDIAPGYDHITSAIGAAMIGWYGTAMLCYVTPKEHLGLPNKKDVKDGIITYKIAAHAADLAKGHPGAQVRDNALSKARFEFRWDDQFNLSLDPDTARSMHDETLPKEAHKSAHFCSMCGPKFCSMKITQNVRDYAQNQHNAKQSNDAETEVEAGLNAMKTAYQEHGQKLYHKV
- a CDS encoding NUDIX domain-containing protein; the encoded protein is MTILDHASYSATDVTIESREPLFRGFIQVEKVSLKHRLFYREDYSTLIQRELVHRPEAAGVLLYNDQQQRFALIEQFRVGALNDPVSPWQLEIIAGVLDGDESPENCIRRESLEESGCEITTLKHLFSFYPSAGACSEFFHLYVAEVDLPKDGGIFGMPDEGENIQLHLFDYSALEALLNNGRLRNAPVIMALQWLSQHIQQR
- the cpdA gene encoding 3',5'-cyclic-AMP phosphodiesterase, producing MTFQVSSLSQQDFVMIQITDTHLLEYPHLEFVGMQPEQSFHAVIDLMRQQHPHIDLIVHTGDLAQSPTPLTYKRYVQHMQSLGIPFFQTPGNHDDVSHFPFHEADQAQPTVIELGQWCIILLNSAQPKRIDGKIAEQQLQQLTQLLIQHPDRHVIIACHHHPFAMQSAWIDQHKLKNSSDLLETIQPFSNVKAIVCGHVHQDSINTWQGIEFLSTPSTCIQFKPKSDKFALDEEHPGYRFIRLKANGELETQVYRLPTSQRMNSSEVLGYD
- the dksA gene encoding RNA polymerase-binding protein DksA, with the translated sequence MANDNQNQVLDEPTEVIDDLKSAKRVRKTKPKASEGGTTASLFGIAPYQPKKNEEYMSEGQLEHFRQILNAWKAELMSEVDRTLNTMQDESSALPDVNDRATQEEEFAIELRTRDRERKLIRKIEQSIEAIQNEDYGFCETCGIEIGLRRLEARPTATLCIDCKTLAEIKEKQNNG
- the gluQRS gene encoding tRNA glutamyl-Q(34) synthetase GluQRS, which gives rise to MSYIGRFAPSPTGPLHFGSLLTAVASYCDAKAHHGHWLVRIEDTDIPRIYPDSETHILACLDAFQFEPDAEIIFQKDRFEIYEQVLEQLKQFDAIYACQCTRKMLGSNHIYAGTCRDLNLAFTDQAIRLKVTDQQICFEDRLQGRQCSNLQHELGDFVLKRRDGIISYQLAVVVDDYLQGITHVVRGADLLDNTARQIWLGSLLNYPALSYMHLPLAMNDQGQKLSKQNLAQALDIKQAPQLLQQAILALGQPAVEFDQPRIMLQQAVQQWDIRLIPTGVHLSGTYL
- the ftsW gene encoding putative lipid II flippase FtsW, whose amino-acid sequence is MADLAPNTVQKISQLLNRLPKLPAEMTARNILIFCVIALLCFGSVMVASASMPYAEYIHESPFYFLIRHGISIVVAAVVAFLTYRVSLNLWFKNAFPLWLITIVLLLAVLVVGSEVNGAHRWIKVGGFTLQPTEIAKIVMAIFTADYVVRRAKEVRTHWKGLLRLSGVMALTVGFIVAEPDLGATVVIVLMMVGVFFLAGAPATQFLIMLGAIFAGVSALIIFEPFRFQRLISFTNPWADPLGVGYQLSNALMAFGRGEWFGTGLGHSVQKLSYLPEAHTDFMLAVLGEEFGFFGVTVVMLLSFTMLACCIRIGHRALQHNYLRAGYLAYGISIIFLMQILVNAGMNMGLMPTKGLTLPFISYGGTSLMMCAAMISLILKIDASTQELNPVKEESNF
- the murD gene encoding UDP-N-acetylmuramoyl-L-alanine--D-glutamate ligase, which codes for MLIQRGGLKVVAGLGISGVSAVNFLHEQGYQVAVTDSRATPPGHDQIPSTVRTSFGKLDTELLLQAEEIILSPGLAPQLPEIQQAIEKGIPVVGDIQLLRRATEVPIVAITGSNAKSTVTTLMGLMAQEAGKKVAVGGNLGRPALDLLKDKPELLILELSSFQLETTSHLNAEVAVVLNMSEDHLDRHGDMLGYHKAKHRIFQGVKKVVYNRDDNLSRPLVPDATAMQSFGLNAPDLNQYGVLRDADGSMWLARGRERLLKTSEMYIQGMHNVANALACLALGEAIGLPTASMLETLKHFKGLEHRCEYVDTIDGVRYYNDSKGTNVGATLAAIDGLGVAIEVKKGKLALILGGQGKGQDFKPLREAIQKYVKSVILIGEDAAVIEQAIQGATAIQHAQSLKEAVALAQKNTQAEDVVLLSPACASFDMFKSYNDRGQQFVACVHALNDKNN